Within Amycolatopsis sp. cg5, the genomic segment AGGGTGTCGCGCAGGCGGTGGCGACCTCGGACACGCGTGGCGCGTGGTTGCGGCGGTGGCGGTTGCTGGCGATCGACGGGTTCGAGGTCGACCTGCCCGACACCGCGGGCAATGTGGAGGAGTTCGGGTATGCCGGATCGGGCAAGCATCGCTCGGCCTTTCCGAAAGCGCGGGTGGTGGCGCTGGCCGAATGCGGCACGCACGCGTTCCTCGCCGCTCGCGTCGGCGCCTATGCGACGGGGGAGCAAACCTTGGCGCAGGAGCTCTATCCGCGTCTGCTTGCTGATGAGCTGCTGACCGCGGACCGGAATTTCTATAGCTGGGACGCGTGGGACAGCGCCTCACGCACGGGTGCGGCGTTGTTGTGGCGGGCACCGGCGAACCTGGCGTTGCCGGTGGTGCGGGTTCTGTCCGACGGGTCTTATCTCACGGGTTCTGGGGCGTGTCACGCCAACTGTGTAGGTCGGGGGTGTACCAAGATCGACCGGCCTGGTGGGCGGTCGGAAGGGACACCGAGTGACGCAGAACACATCGCCTCGTCGCAGTGACGAGGCGGCGGCGCGGCAGCTGGCGGAGACGTTCTCGCCGGAGACGATCGACGCGCTGCTGAAGGACGCCAAAGCGGCCGGAACGCCGATCGACGGCGTCAACGGCTTGCTGAATCAAATGACCAAAGCGGTCCTCGAGCGGGCGCTGCAGGCCGAGATGACCGACCATTTAGGCTATGACGCCAAGCGACCCCTCCGGTCGCGGTTCCGGCAATTCCCGAAATGGGAAGTCGACCAAGACGGTGTCGACGATGAACGGTCCGGTCGATATCGAGGTTCCGCGTGACCGGAACGGGTCTTTTGAACCCGCGATCGTGCCGAAGCGATCTCGTCGGATCGGCAACATCGACGACATGATCCTGTCACTGTACTCCCGGGGCATGACCACCCGCGACATCGAAGCGCATTTGCTGGAAGTTTATGGCGTGAATGCCTCCCGGGAATTGATATCGAACGTGACCGATGTCGTGGTCGACGAGATCAAAGCGTGGCAATCACGTCCGCTCGACGAGGTGTATCCGATCCTGTATGTGGATGGAATCCGGATCCGCGTCAAAGACAACGGCGTGGTGACCACCAAAGTCGCCTACCTGGCCATCGGTGTCGACGTGGACGGCCGCAAGCACGCTCTCGGCTGCTGGATCCAGGACACCGAGGCCGCGAAGTTCTGGCAGAAGGTCGTCACCGACCTGCGCAACCGTGGCGTCAAAGACATCCTCATCGCCTGCTGCGACGGCCTGACCGGTCTTCCCGACGCGATCAAAGTGATCTTTCCTGACACGGTCGTGCAGACCTGCGTGGTCCACGTCATCCGCAACGCCTCGAAATTCGTGTCCTACAACGACCGCAAAAAGATCGCCACATCGATGCGCGAGATCTACTGCGCCCCCACCGTCGAAGGCGCCGAACTCGCCCTGGCCGAATTCGACAAGAAATGGGGGCAACAATATCCAGGAGCCATCGACGTGTGGCATAACGCCTGGAATGACCTCATCCCGTTCCTTGACTACCCGCCGGAACTCCGCAAAATCGTCTACACCACCAATGCTATCGAATCCATCAACTTCCAACTCCGCAAAATCACCAAGAACCGCGGACACTTCCCCGACAAAGACGCAGCCATGAAACTTCTCTACCTCGGACTCCGCAACATCTCCAGTCAACGCGGCGGAACATCCGGAACGGGAACACACGGCTGGAAAGTCGCACTCAACACCCTAGCCCGCCTCTTCCCAGGAAGGCTCCCTTTCTGATAACCTGAAAAACGTAAGTAATCACCTCTGACTTACACAGAAATCGTGACAGGCTCCGGTTCTGATCAACCCGAAGGTCCGCGGAGCGGGCCGTCGTCGTCAGATTCTCGACGCTGCGATGGCCGGGGACCAGATCCACCCCGAGGAGGCACACCTGGTCCGGGTCGTGGAATACGACATCCCCGACCGCGTGGGCAACGGCACCGGTGAGCTGATCGTGCTGCTCACGAACATCACCGACTCCGACGACGCGGCCGCCGAGGAACTCGCCGCGGCTTATCACCAGCGCTGGGAGGAGGAAACCGCCAATGACCAGCTCAAAACCCATCTTCGAGGGCCGGGCAAGATCCTGCGATCGAGACTTCCGGAGCTGGTGCATCAGGAGATCTGGGCGTGGCTGACCGTCCATTACGCCCTGAGTGTCCTGATCGCCCGCGCGGCCGAGGCCGCAGATCTCGACCCCGACCGGATCAGCTACAGCCGTGTCCTGCGTATCGCCCGTCGTTCCGCCACCGGCACGGCGGGTTTTTCCCCCTCCGGACTGGACTGACGCACTACCCACGATCCTGGCCGACATCACCGGCAAACCCCTCCCGCCCCGCCGACACCGAACATGCCCACGCGCGGTCAAACGGTTACGCCACAACGCATACCGCGCCAAGACACGCACCGAACCAGCCAGCACCCGCCACCCC encodes:
- a CDS encoding IS4 family transposase, with protein sequence MSSGVTASPDQVSLGVLVAAVDRDVIDAAIAACGVGAKRSDGKLPPRVVAVLTMAMSLFPDDDYEEVATKVTGSLSRFGCWDASWSVPTASGITQARKRLGPVVMEQVFEGVAQAVATSDTRGAWLRRWRLLAIDGFEVDLPDTAGNVEEFGYAGSGKHRSAFPKARVVALAECGTHAFLAARVGAYATGEQTLAQELYPRLLADELLTADRNFYSWDAWDSASRTGAALLWRAPANLALPVVRVLSDGSYLTGSGACHANCVGRGCTKIDRPGGRSEGTPSDAEHIASSQ